The Echinicola rosea genome has a segment encoding these proteins:
- a CDS encoding isoaspartyl peptidase/L-asparaginase family protein translates to MKELRKYSLLGIILLLWSACSEKKVEQTIKSTPAEASEQPIALVIHGGAGTIKRENMSAEREKAYREKLKEALNAGYADLESGEPALEAVMAAIKVMEDSPLFNAGKGAVFTHDGRNEMDAAIMDGRTRNAGAVAGITTVKNPITAAYEVMVNSPHVFMVGKGAEQFAAEQQLEIVDPEYFRDERRYKQLMRIIDAEKTQLDHSSLKEMELEDPYFNDRKYGTVGAVAVDKEGNVAAATSTGGMTNKRYGRVGDVPVIGAGTYADNATCAVSATGHGEFFIRNVVAHEIASIMRYSGKSVSDAADKVVMKQLVEMEGSGGVIAVDKNGRIAMPFNSAGMYRGYIKEKGKPNTFIYDDEDEGL, encoded by the coding sequence ATGAAGGAATTAAGAAAGTACAGTTTATTAGGGATTATTCTTTTGTTATGGTCTGCATGTTCTGAGAAAAAGGTCGAACAAACAATAAAGTCCACGCCAGCAGAGGCCAGTGAGCAGCCAATCGCATTGGTGATCCATGGAGGTGCGGGGACCATCAAGAGAGAAAACATGTCTGCTGAACGGGAAAAAGCCTATCGCGAAAAACTAAAAGAAGCGCTCAACGCAGGCTATGCTGACCTTGAGTCGGGCGAACCTGCGCTAGAAGCCGTGATGGCTGCCATCAAAGTAATGGAAGACTCACCCCTCTTCAATGCCGGCAAGGGAGCAGTCTTCACCCATGATGGGAGAAATGAGATGGACGCCGCCATCATGGATGGAAGGACAAGGAATGCTGGAGCTGTTGCCGGTATCACCACCGTCAAAAATCCCATTACAGCTGCTTATGAAGTGATGGTAAACAGTCCGCATGTATTTATGGTAGGAAAAGGTGCCGAGCAATTTGCCGCCGAACAGCAGTTGGAAATCGTGGATCCTGAATACTTCAGGGACGAACGCAGATACAAACAACTGATGAGAATCATTGATGCTGAAAAGACACAACTGGATCATTCTTCCCTCAAGGAAATGGAGCTGGAGGATCCCTACTTCAATGACCGAAAGTACGGCACTGTCGGAGCGGTTGCCGTGGACAAGGAAGGCAATGTGGCCGCTGCTACTTCCACGGGCGGAATGACCAATAAACGATACGGACGAGTAGGCGACGTCCCTGTAATCGGGGCCGGTACGTATGCGGATAATGCTACATGCGCCGTCTCTGCTACTGGACATGGAGAATTTTTTATCAGAAATGTGGTGGCCCATGAAATTGCCTCTATTATGCGCTATAGTGGAAAATCCGTCTCGGATGCTGCCGATAAAGTAGTGATGAAGCAGTTGGTGGAAATGGAAGGAAGCGGCGGAGTGATAGCCGTGGACAAAAACGGGAGGATCGCTATGCCCTTCAATTCTGCAGGCATGTACCGCGGCTATATCAAGGAAAAAGGAAAGCCCAATACCTTTATCTATGATGACGAAGATGAGGGCCTTTAG